The following are encoded in a window of Pseudalgibacter alginicilyticus genomic DNA:
- a CDS encoding VOC family protein yields the protein MKTTQIWANLGVENIEKTTEFYKSLGFQLNGSPSEDLVSFFFGSDNFVIHFFLKEKLQESLEGKTSDLTLGNEVMFSLSVENKEEYNQWVTKIKNAGGKILFDSNKDRKAFYDENGFYVCVFSDPDGHKFNLLYNENI from the coding sequence ATGAAAACAACACAGATTTGGGCAAACCTTGGTGTGGAAAACATAGAAAAAACGACAGAATTTTATAAATCATTGGGCTTTCAGTTAAATGGAAGCCCTTCAGAAGATTTAGTCAGTTTCTTTTTTGGTTCTGATAATTTTGTGATTCACTTCTTCTTAAAAGAAAAGCTACAAGAAAGCCTTGAAGGAAAAACGTCTGATTTAACATTAGGCAATGAAGTGATGTTTTCTTTATCAGTTGAAAACAAGGAAGAATACAACCAATGGGTAACTAAAATAAAGAATGCTGGTGGTAAAATTTTATTCGACTCTAACAAGGATAGAAAAGCATTTTATGATGAAAATGGATTTTATGTTTGTGTGTTTTCCGACCCAGATGGACATAAATTTAACCTGTTATATAATGAGAATATATAA
- a CDS encoding DUF1569 domain-containing protein, translating into MKTIFDPNIRLQLIKRIEQINADSKAQWGKMNVYQMIKHLNIWNQWVLGIDNNIPYKQDFLGKLIGKMVLKANTKNDKPIGKGAPAGSNFTIKEKSGDFEKQKQKLFDLTEHYGCYNNLDFIHGFFGRMTKEQIGIFAYKHHDHHLRQFGV; encoded by the coding sequence ATGAAAACCATTTTTGACCCGAACATCAGACTACAGCTAATCAAACGAATTGAACAAATCAATGCAGACAGTAAAGCGCAATGGGGTAAAATGAATGTTTACCAAATGATAAAACATTTGAACATTTGGAATCAATGGGTGTTAGGTATTGATAACAATATACCTTATAAACAAGACTTTCTAGGTAAACTTATTGGAAAAATGGTCTTAAAGGCCAACACCAAAAACGACAAACCAATAGGCAAAGGTGCACCAGCAGGTTCAAACTTTACCATCAAAGAGAAAAGTGGAGATTTTGAGAAGCAAAAACAAAAATTGTTTGATTTAACTGAACATTACGGGTGCTATAACAACCTAGATTTTATTCACGGTTTTTTCGGTAGAATGACCAAAGAACAAATTGGAATTTTCGCTTATAAGCATCATGATCATCATTTAAGACAGTTTGGAGTTTGA